A single Micromonospora luteifusca DNA region contains:
- a CDS encoding DUF3039 domain-containing protein: MSTEVLERPELKDADTGPEMFHYVRKEKIAESAVMGTFVVALCGETFPVTKAAKPGSPVCPKCKEIYDSYRE; this comes from the coding sequence GTGAGCACAGAGGTTCTCGAGCGTCCGGAGCTGAAGGACGCCGACACCGGTCCTGAGATGTTCCACTACGTCCGCAAGGAGAAGATCGCCGAGAGTGCCGTCATGGGCACCTTCGTCGTCGCACTTTGCGGCGAGACCTTCCCGGTCACCAAGGCAGCCAAGCCCGGTTCGCCGGTCTGCCCCAAGTGCAAGGAGATCTACGACTCGTACCGCGAGTGA